The following coding sequences are from one Collimonas arenae window:
- the fliQ gene encoding flagellar biosynthesis protein FliQ, producing MTPESVMQLGYQAMKVTLLLGAPLLLVALVTGLIISLFQAATQINEMTLSFIPKLLAVCATMVIAGPWMLNSILDYMRQLFSSIPQLVG from the coding sequence ATGACTCCTGAATCGGTAATGCAACTCGGCTACCAGGCCATGAAGGTGACGCTCCTGCTGGGCGCGCCGTTGCTGCTGGTGGCGCTAGTCACCGGCTTGATCATCAGCCTGTTCCAGGCCGCTACCCAGATCAATGAAATGACCTTGTCATTCATTCCCAAGCTGCTGGCTGTATGCGCAACCATGGTGATTGCCGGGCCATGGATGCTCAACTCCATCCTCGACTACATGCGCCAGCTGTTTTCCAGTATCCCGCAGCTGGTCGGCTGA
- the fliP gene encoding flagellar type III secretion system pore protein FliP (The bacterial flagellar biogenesis protein FliP forms a type III secretion system (T3SS)-type pore required for flagellar assembly.): MRLPSILTQRKQGHSLLSAAFLALSILPAIAAAQAIPGITSTPGPGGAQTWSLSVQTMLLLTSLSFLPALLLTMTSFTRIIIVLGLLRTAIGAQSSPPNQILVGLALFLSFFVMSPVLDKAYSDAYKPFSDNKISAEQALERGIQPFKQFMLKQTRERDLALFAKLAQTPQMQGPEEVPLRILVPAFVISELKTAFQIGFTIFIPFLIIDLVVASVLMSMGMMMVPPATISLPFKLMLFVLVDGWQLLIGALAQSFYT; encoded by the coding sequence ATGCGTCTTCCATCCATCCTTACGCAGCGCAAACAAGGTCACAGCCTGTTATCGGCCGCTTTCCTGGCCTTGAGCATATTGCCGGCGATAGCTGCCGCACAGGCCATACCGGGGATTACCAGCACACCTGGCCCGGGAGGCGCCCAAACCTGGTCGCTCAGCGTGCAGACCATGCTGCTGCTGACTTCGCTGTCGTTCCTGCCGGCGCTGCTGCTGACGATGACCAGCTTCACCCGCATCATCATCGTGCTGGGCCTGCTGCGCACCGCCATCGGCGCCCAGAGTTCGCCGCCCAACCAGATCCTGGTGGGACTTGCGCTATTCCTTTCCTTCTTCGTCATGTCGCCGGTGCTCGATAAAGCCTATAGCGACGCTTACAAGCCATTTTCCGACAACAAGATCAGCGCGGAACAAGCGCTCGAACGCGGCATCCAGCCATTTAAACAATTCATGCTGAAGCAGACCCGTGAGCGCGACCTGGCGCTATTCGCCAAATTGGCGCAGACCCCGCAGATGCAAGGTCCGGAGGAAGTACCGCTGCGTATCCTGGTGCCGGCATTCGTCATCAGCGAACTCAAGACGGCGTTCCAGATCGGCTTCACCATCTTCATCCCCTTCCTGATCATCGACCTGGTGGTTGCCAGCGTCTTGATGTCGATGGGGATGATGATGGTACCGCCGGCTACCATTTCGTTGCCGTTCAAGCTGATGCTGTTCGTGCTGGTGGACGGCTGGCAACTGCTGATCGGTGCGCTTGCTCAAAGTTTCTACACCTGA
- the fliN gene encoding flagellar motor switch protein FliN, which yields MSDDNTPDQSTDAADDWASALAAQTAASQPAPAAVENAAKVFQPLSGENAEVAKTDIDMILDIPVQMTAELGRTRITIKNLLQLAQGSVVELDGLAGEPMDVLINGYLIAQGEVVVVNDKFGIRLTDIITPSERIHKLNR from the coding sequence ATGAGTGACGACAACACGCCAGATCAATCAACTGATGCTGCCGACGATTGGGCCAGTGCGCTCGCGGCGCAGACCGCGGCATCACAGCCTGCCCCGGCAGCAGTCGAAAATGCCGCCAAGGTTTTCCAGCCACTCAGCGGCGAGAATGCTGAAGTAGCCAAGACCGATATCGACATGATCCTCGATATCCCGGTGCAGATGACGGCCGAACTGGGACGCACCAGAATTACGATCAAGAACCTGCTGCAATTGGCACAAGGCTCCGTGGTTGAACTGGATGGGCTGGCTGGCGAACCGATGGATGTGTTGATCAACGGCTACCTGATCGCCCAAGGCGAAGTGGTGGTGGTCAATGACAAATTCGGTATTCGACTGACCGACATCATCACGCCGTCCGAACGCATCCACAAGCTGAATCGATGA
- the flgJ gene encoding flagellar assembly peptidoglycan hydrolase FlgJ has translation MSVSGPVTSNRTGDLDQRFALDVQGVDALRRTTRAAPQEGLKQVSRQFEAMFMQMVLKSMREATPSDGMFDSQQEKMYTSMLDQQLAQSLSGRGLGLAEAMQAQLSRAVDPAQAQPSPLQKMPASGLQPLQAAPPPPQNAGNVQNLTLYDAADYRSGRADGPQPHVDQFLARMGASAQVASQASGVPSQLILAQAALESGWGKREIKGEDGSRSHNLFGIKAGKGWKGPVVEAVTTEYVDGVARQTRATFRAYASYDEAFCDYAHFLSSNPRYAQVLATRDPSEAAYGLQRAGYATDPQYGNKLVRILRQII, from the coding sequence ATGAGCGTATCCGGACCGGTCACCAGCAACCGCACAGGCGATCTTGACCAGCGATTTGCACTTGACGTGCAAGGCGTCGATGCCTTGCGCCGCACCACCAGGGCGGCACCGCAGGAAGGATTGAAACAGGTTTCACGTCAGTTTGAAGCAATGTTCATGCAGATGGTGCTGAAAAGCATGCGCGAAGCGACGCCATCGGACGGCATGTTCGACAGCCAGCAGGAAAAGATGTACACCTCGATGCTGGATCAGCAGCTGGCGCAAAGCCTGTCCGGGCGCGGCCTTGGACTGGCCGAGGCCATGCAGGCGCAACTCAGCCGTGCGGTTGATCCGGCGCAGGCTCAGCCTTCGCCGCTGCAAAAGATGCCGGCTTCCGGCCTGCAGCCGCTGCAGGCTGCTCCACCTCCGCCACAGAATGCCGGCAATGTGCAAAACCTGACGCTATATGACGCCGCCGACTACCGTTCCGGCCGCGCCGATGGACCTCAACCGCATGTCGACCAGTTCCTGGCGCGCATGGGCGCTTCTGCGCAGGTTGCCAGTCAGGCCAGTGGCGTGCCGTCGCAACTGATCCTGGCGCAAGCGGCGCTGGAGTCCGGCTGGGGCAAACGCGAAATCAAAGGTGAGGATGGCAGCCGTAGTCATAATCTGTTCGGCATCAAGGCGGGCAAAGGGTGGAAGGGACCGGTGGTGGAAGCGGTTACCACCGAGTACGTCGACGGCGTGGCACGCCAGACTCGCGCCACATTCCGCGCCTACGCATCGTATGACGAAGCGTTTTGCGACTACGCCCATTTCTTGTCCAGTAACCCGCGCTACGCCCAGGTGCTGGCCACGCGCGATCCATCCGAAGCGGCCTACGGCCTGCAACGTGCGGGATATGCGACCGATCCGCAATATGGCAACAAGCTGGTGCGCATTCTCAGGCAGATCATCTGA
- the flgL gene encoding flagellar hook-associated protein FlgL, which produces MRISTQSFYDQSLASMGSQQTSLLRIQQQIGSMTKILTPSDDPLGATRALAASQSISLNDQYSTSRAQATRSLGLEDNALQSVTTLLQNIKGLIVQAGNGTSTDVDRGSIATSLQSNYDQLLSLANSDDGNGQFLFAGFKSGSAPFVQQAGGGVQYVGDQGQQLLQVDVSRQMAGSDDGRSIFQSAQGGAGYVTTSAATNTGTGVYGATSVIDATNPDFGKSFAINFTSATTYTITNSDTPPVVTPGTYTAGTPIQFGGLQITLTGAPAAGDSFNSSTAQNANPDMFGALKDLIGALKTPVDNGTPAAKAQLLNSLSTANVKLSNSLDNVLTVRSSVGSRMQELDTLNTNGDTRNLSDKSYLSDIQDLDYTSAITQLYQRQMALQATQQTFVQIRKISLLNYL; this is translated from the coding sequence ATGCGTATCAGCACCCAATCTTTTTATGATCAAAGCCTGGCATCGATGGGATCGCAGCAAACCAGCCTGCTGCGCATACAGCAGCAAATAGGTTCGATGACAAAAATCCTGACGCCATCCGACGATCCGCTTGGCGCTACACGGGCGTTGGCTGCATCGCAGTCGATCTCGCTGAATGATCAGTATTCGACCAGCCGCGCGCAGGCAACACGTTCACTCGGCCTGGAAGACAACGCCTTGCAAAGCGTGACCACGCTGTTGCAAAACATCAAGGGATTGATTGTGCAGGCAGGTAACGGCACTTCGACCGACGTCGATCGCGGTTCGATTGCCACCTCCCTGCAAAGCAACTACGATCAATTGCTGAGTCTGGCGAATTCCGATGATGGCAACGGCCAGTTCCTGTTCGCCGGTTTCAAGAGCGGCAGTGCGCCGTTCGTGCAGCAGGCCGGCGGCGGTGTCCAGTATGTCGGCGATCAGGGACAGCAGTTGCTGCAGGTTGATGTCTCGCGGCAGATGGCCGGCAGCGACGACGGCCGCAGCATTTTCCAAAGTGCGCAGGGTGGAGCCGGTTATGTGACCACATCAGCAGCGACCAACACCGGTACCGGCGTGTACGGTGCAACCTCGGTGATCGATGCTACCAATCCGGATTTCGGCAAGAGCTTCGCGATCAATTTCACATCGGCGACGACCTATACCATCACTAACTCCGATACGCCACCGGTGGTCACGCCAGGAACATACACCGCGGGCACGCCGATCCAGTTCGGCGGCCTGCAAATCACGCTGACCGGCGCGCCGGCCGCAGGCGACAGTTTCAACTCCAGCACTGCGCAAAATGCCAATCCCGACATGTTCGGCGCGCTCAAGGATCTGATCGGCGCACTCAAGACGCCGGTCGACAACGGTACGCCGGCCGCCAAAGCGCAATTGCTGAACTCCTTGAGCACCGCTAACGTCAAGTTGTCGAACTCGCTCGACAATGTGCTGACTGTGCGTTCCTCCGTCGGCTCGCGCATGCAGGAACTGGATACGCTCAACACCAACGGCGACACGCGCAACCTGTCCGATAAAAGTTATCTGTCCGATATTCAGGATCTCGACTACACCAGCGCCATCACCCAGTTATACCAGCGCCAGATGGCGCTGCAGGCGACGCAGCAGACTTTTGTTCAGATCCGCAAAATATCTCTGTTGAACTACCTGTGA
- the fliM gene encoding flagellar motor switch protein FliM, translated as MAYEQLLSQDEVDALLQGVTGETDAAAAPLPNPEGVQAYNLGTQERIVRGRMHTLEIINERFARLLRSSLFNFMRRSPDISVGSVHIQKYSEFIRHLPVPANINLLHMKPLRGTALFVFDPNLVFLVVDNLFGGDGRFHMRVEGRDFTLTEQRIIKRLLNLALDSYGSAWNPIYPLEFEYVRAEMHTKFANIATPNEVVVNTTFHIEFGPIGGALHICIPYSMIEPIRDLLSNPVQDEVEVDKRWVKQLSQQVQSADVELKVDFLTLPSTIGQLLKLKIGDVLPIDMPESITAKVDGVPVMECGYGTSNGRYALRVEKMINHRDGELKGSEHE; from the coding sequence ATGGCTTATGAACAGCTACTGTCTCAGGACGAAGTAGATGCACTGCTGCAAGGCGTCACCGGCGAAACCGATGCCGCCGCCGCGCCGCTGCCGAATCCCGAAGGTGTGCAAGCCTACAATCTTGGCACTCAGGAACGCATTGTGCGCGGGCGCATGCATACGCTCGAAATCATCAACGAGCGCTTTGCCCGCCTGCTGCGCAGCTCGCTGTTCAACTTCATGCGCCGCAGCCCCGACATATCGGTAGGTTCGGTACATATCCAGAAGTACAGCGAATTCATCCGCCACCTGCCGGTGCCAGCCAATATCAATCTGCTCCACATGAAGCCGCTGCGCGGCACGGCCCTGTTCGTGTTCGATCCGAATCTGGTGTTCCTGGTGGTCGACAACCTGTTCGGCGGCGACGGCCGATTTCACATGCGGGTTGAGGGCCGTGACTTCACCCTGACCGAACAGCGCATCATCAAGCGTCTACTGAACCTGGCGCTGGACAGTTATGGCAGCGCCTGGAATCCAATCTATCCGCTCGAATTCGAATACGTGCGGGCAGAAATGCATACCAAATTCGCCAACATCGCCACGCCCAACGAAGTCGTGGTCAACACTACCTTTCATATCGAATTCGGCCCGATCGGCGGCGCCCTGCACATCTGCATCCCGTACTCGATGATCGAACCGATTCGCGACCTGCTGTCGAATCCGGTTCAGGACGAGGTGGAAGTCGACAAGCGATGGGTCAAACAGTTGTCGCAACAGGTGCAAAGCGCCGATGTCGAACTGAAGGTCGATTTCCTGACGTTGCCGTCGACTATCGGCCAGCTGCTGAAACTGAAGATTGGCGACGTGCTGCCGATCGACATGCCGGAATCGATAACCGCCAAGGTAGATGGCGTGCCGGTGATGGAATGCGGATATGGCACGTCGAACGGCCGTTACGCCTTGCGTGTAGAAAAAATGATCAATCACCGTGATGGTGAGTTAAAGGGAAGCGAACATGAGTGA
- the fliO gene encoding flagellar biosynthetic protein FliO: MKTIRSLCLAWFALTYPALPALAIDAGPQTVAATAAVSPAPGWGAAGLLQAVLGLALVIGLIFLCAWAARRLGLQKASSGQLIKIVASTAIGQRERVVVVDIGGTWLALGVTPGQIQSLHAMPAQELPATAEPQFKQTAVAVGNAAGAFAQKLRESLGRK, from the coding sequence ATGAAAACCATTCGCTCGCTATGCCTGGCATGGTTTGCGTTGACGTATCCGGCGCTACCGGCGCTTGCCATCGATGCTGGACCACAAACCGTGGCCGCAACCGCGGCGGTTTCCCCCGCCCCTGGTTGGGGCGCCGCCGGCCTGTTGCAGGCGGTGCTTGGTCTGGCGCTTGTGATCGGATTGATTTTCCTGTGCGCCTGGGCTGCTCGCCGCCTCGGCTTGCAGAAAGCGAGCAGCGGCCAACTGATCAAAATCGTTGCGAGTACCGCCATCGGCCAACGCGAGCGCGTCGTCGTCGTGGATATCGGCGGTACCTGGCTGGCGCTGGGCGTCACGCCGGGACAGATACAGTCGCTGCATGCAATGCCGGCTCAGGAACTGCCGGCAACCGCAGAACCGCAGTTCAAGCAGACCGCGGTTGCAGTAGGCAATGCCGCCGGCGCCTTTGCGCAAAAATTGCGCGAGTCGCTCGGCCGCAAGTAA
- a CDS encoding flagellar basal body L-ring protein FlgH produces MLKQWINYVLLAVVLLSGCAQLPREPLVQQPMTARAEVRPTAPVNGAIYQSGFSSQALFEDRRPRSVGDILTIIVSENVNASKNSAANASRSSSATSGLAAIPKIFGGLFGNLDTDAKAANALTAKGGANAANTFNGVITVTVTEVLGNGNLIVSGEKQMMINQGTEFIRFSGVVNPRTVSGNNSVASTQVADARIEYSAKGYIDEAQTMGWLQRFFLNVLPF; encoded by the coding sequence ATGTTGAAACAGTGGATCAACTATGTGTTGCTCGCGGTTGTGCTGCTCAGCGGGTGCGCACAATTGCCGCGCGAGCCGCTGGTGCAGCAGCCGATGACCGCGCGCGCCGAAGTACGGCCGACGGCACCGGTGAATGGCGCCATCTATCAATCCGGTTTCAGCAGCCAGGCTTTGTTTGAAGACCGGCGGCCACGTAGCGTGGGCGATATCCTGACCATCATCGTCAGCGAAAACGTCAACGCCAGCAAGAACTCCGCCGCCAACGCCAGCCGCAGCAGCAGTGCGACCAGCGGGCTGGCGGCAATTCCGAAAATTTTCGGTGGACTGTTCGGCAATCTCGATACTGATGCCAAAGCAGCCAATGCGCTGACCGCCAAGGGCGGCGCCAATGCCGCCAATACCTTTAACGGTGTCATTACGGTGACTGTGACCGAGGTGCTGGGTAACGGTAATCTGATCGTCAGCGGCGAAAAGCAGATGATGATCAATCAGGGTACCGAATTTATCCGTTTCTCCGGCGTGGTCAATCCGCGTACGGTGAGCGGCAACAACAGCGTGGCGTCGACGCAGGTGGCCGACGCCCGCATTGAATATAGCGCCAAAGGCTATATCGACGAGGCGCAGACCATGGGCTGGCTGCAGCGCTTCTTCCTCAACGTCTTACCGTTCTGA
- the flgK gene encoding flagellar hook-associated protein FlgK, which yields MSNSMFFTGLSGLNAAQAALVTTGHNTANVNTPGYSRQMAQIVSAGGTNVPSVGFFGNGAQVTNVTRSYDQFLTSQLNQAQATNNALTTYSTQINQINNLLANQTTGLAPMLQTLFKGVQAVANTPADPAARQQMISSAQALSNQFRTMDQVLTGLNANANAQISGSVDQINTYATQIASINKQIALLSNASGGQAPNDLLDQRDTLVNNLSQLVATKVVVQDGGQYNVFIGTGQTLVLGDKASTLKAVTSAADPSKTSVALVNAAGVPVELQDSVLSGGSLGGLMQFRNETLGDAQNALGRMAIVLSDTFNAQHKLGIDLNGAAGQDFFSQASPGVIPNSRNTGTLALTPSFSDTSQLTTSDYRIDVVNVAGSPQYSVTRLADNKVLGSYPSLPVTFDGVSVQAASGTPQVGDSFLVQPTRTGARDLTVQVIDPAKVAAASPIITNKTVGNQGTATISAGKVDSTYLAAPLTTPVSLKYDSTTTPPSLSGFPAAAAVKVTNPDGTVVNYAAGAAVTYTAGATYSFSGISTTISGTPVNGDTFTIAKNTGGVSDGSNALLLGSLQNQKTMAGGTASYTDAYGQLVSTIGNKASQLTIANTAQTSLAAQIKSAQQSVSGVNQDEETSNLLMYQQMYQANAKVIQTASTMFDAILGIAS from the coding sequence ATGTCGAACAGCATGTTTTTCACTGGCCTGAGTGGCCTCAACGCAGCGCAGGCAGCGTTGGTGACAACCGGTCACAATACCGCCAACGTGAATACACCGGGATATAGCCGACAAATGGCACAGATTGTTTCCGCCGGCGGCACCAATGTGCCGAGCGTGGGGTTTTTCGGTAACGGCGCACAGGTAACCAACGTCACCCGCAGCTATGATCAATTCCTCACTTCGCAGCTGAACCAGGCGCAAGCGACCAACAACGCGCTGACCACCTATTCGACACAGATTAACCAGATCAACAACTTGCTGGCGAACCAGACCACCGGGTTGGCGCCGATGCTGCAGACGTTGTTCAAGGGCGTGCAGGCGGTTGCCAATACACCAGCCGATCCGGCTGCGCGGCAGCAGATGATCAGTTCCGCGCAGGCGCTGTCGAATCAGTTCCGCACCATGGACCAGGTCTTGACTGGCCTGAATGCAAATGCCAATGCGCAGATTTCCGGCTCGGTCGATCAGATCAATACTTATGCGACGCAGATCGCCAGCATTAATAAGCAGATCGCCTTGCTGAGCAACGCTTCTGGCGGCCAGGCGCCGAATGATTTGCTGGACCAGCGCGACACGCTGGTCAACAATCTCAGTCAACTGGTGGCGACCAAGGTGGTAGTGCAGGATGGCGGCCAGTACAACGTGTTTATCGGCACCGGCCAGACCCTGGTCCTGGGCGACAAGGCGTCGACCCTGAAGGCGGTGACTTCGGCGGCCGATCCGAGCAAGACTTCGGTGGCGCTGGTCAATGCCGCCGGGGTGCCGGTCGAGCTGCAGGATAGCGTGCTTAGCGGCGGTTCGCTGGGCGGCCTGATGCAGTTCCGCAACGAGACGCTGGGCGACGCCCAGAACGCGTTGGGGCGCATGGCGATTGTTTTGTCAGACACATTCAACGCCCAGCACAAGCTGGGGATCGATCTGAATGGCGCTGCAGGCCAGGATTTCTTTTCGCAAGCCAGTCCGGGCGTCATTCCCAATTCACGCAACACCGGCACGCTGGCCCTGACGCCTTCGTTTAGCGATACCAGTCAATTGACCACCAGCGACTATCGGATCGACGTCGTGAATGTCGCCGGCAGCCCGCAATACTCGGTGACGCGCCTGGCGGACAACAAGGTGCTGGGCAGCTATCCAAGCCTGCCGGTCACCTTCGACGGCGTTTCCGTACAAGCTGCCAGCGGTACGCCGCAGGTCGGCGATTCGTTCCTGGTGCAGCCGACCCGTACCGGCGCCCGCGATTTGACGGTACAGGTGATCGATCCTGCCAAGGTGGCGGCGGCATCGCCGATCATCACCAACAAGACTGTCGGCAACCAGGGCACGGCGACGATCAGCGCCGGCAAGGTTGATTCGACCTACCTGGCGGCACCGCTGACAACGCCGGTCAGCCTCAAGTACGACAGCACCACGACGCCACCCAGCCTGTCTGGCTTTCCGGCAGCGGCTGCGGTCAAGGTCACCAATCCTGATGGCACGGTAGTCAACTACGCAGCCGGTGCTGCCGTGACATACACGGCCGGCGCCACCTATTCGTTCAGCGGCATCAGCACCACGATTAGCGGCACCCCCGTCAATGGCGACACGTTCACCATCGCCAAAAACACGGGCGGCGTATCCGATGGCAGCAATGCCTTGCTGTTGGGCAGCTTGCAGAATCAGAAAACCATGGCCGGCGGCACCGCCAGCTATACCGATGCCTACGGCCAGCTGGTCAGCACCATCGGCAACAAGGCTAGTCAGTTGACCATTGCCAATACCGCTCAGACCAGCCTGGCCGCACAAATCAAATCGGCTCAGCAATCGGTTTCCGGCGTCAACCAGGATGAGGAAACCTCGAATCTGCTGATGTATCAGCAAATGTATCAGGCCAATGCCAAAGTGATCCAGACCGCATCGACCATGTTCGACGCGATCCTGGGCATTGCTTCCTGA
- the fliL gene encoding flagellar basal body-associated protein FliL has protein sequence MATITNDAAAPPKKNKLGLILIVLTAALAAAGAAYYFTSMRTAKAAAAPVSVPETPIFVALDPFTVNLQAEDRDRFLHIGVTLKVADAKTQAQIVQYLPETRSRILGLLSNRDPNSLVTADDKNKLAAEILKVVNKPLAISQPPQHVTNVLFTAFVVQ, from the coding sequence ATGGCTACCATCACCAATGACGCAGCGGCACCTCCCAAGAAAAACAAGCTTGGACTGATATTGATCGTACTGACAGCTGCCCTCGCCGCAGCCGGTGCCGCCTATTACTTCACCAGCATGCGAACAGCGAAAGCCGCCGCGGCGCCGGTATCGGTGCCGGAAACGCCGATCTTCGTTGCATTGGACCCGTTCACGGTCAACCTGCAGGCGGAAGACCGCGATCGTTTCCTGCATATTGGCGTCACGCTAAAAGTGGCGGACGCCAAGACCCAGGCGCAGATAGTGCAGTACCTGCCAGAGACGCGCAGCCGCATCCTTGGCCTGCTGTCGAACCGCGATCCGAACTCGCTGGTTACTGCGGACGACAAGAACAAGCTGGCTGCCGAAATTCTCAAGGTCGTCAATAAGCCTCTGGCGATCAGCCAGCCACCGCAGCACGTCACCAATGTGCTGTTTACCGCCTTCGTGGTGCAGTAA
- the flgG gene encoding flagellar basal-body rod protein FlgG, producing MMRSLSIAKSGLDAQQQQLDVISNNLANVSTTGFKRSRAVFEDLMYQNLRQVGGQTSDQTNLPSGLQIGTGTRMVATERIHTQGNPTKTDNTKDIAINGDGFFQVQMPDGTTAYTRDGSFQSDSTGQLVTASGYPVQPAITIPQNATSMTVAKDGTVSVTQAGSTASVQVGQIQLATFLNSTGLQSNGENLYTETNASGTANQTTPGQNGAGTLSQGYVESSNVNVVEELVNMIQTQRSYEINSKAVTTSDQMLQRLTQM from the coding sequence ATGATGCGTTCCCTTTCCATCGCCAAGAGCGGCCTCGATGCGCAACAGCAGCAGCTCGACGTAATCTCGAATAACCTGGCCAACGTCAGCACCACCGGCTTCAAGCGCAGCCGCGCGGTATTCGAAGATCTGATGTACCAGAACCTGCGCCAGGTAGGCGGCCAGACCTCGGACCAGACCAACTTGCCATCCGGCCTGCAGATCGGCACCGGAACGCGCATGGTGGCGACCGAGCGTATTCATACGCAGGGTAATCCGACCAAAACCGACAATACTAAAGACATCGCGATCAACGGCGACGGTTTTTTCCAGGTGCAGATGCCGGATGGCACTACCGCCTACACCCGCGATGGTTCGTTCCAGTCCGACTCGACCGGTCAGTTGGTGACGGCCAGCGGTTATCCGGTGCAACCAGCGATCACGATTCCGCAAAACGCCACCAGCATGACCGTTGCCAAGGATGGCACGGTGTCGGTAACGCAGGCCGGCAGCACCGCCAGTGTCCAGGTCGGTCAGATCCAGCTGGCGACTTTCCTGAATTCGACCGGCTTGCAAAGCAACGGCGAAAACCTGTACACCGAAACCAATGCCTCCGGCACCGCCAATCAGACCACGCCGGGACAGAATGGCGCCGGCACGTTGAGCCAGGGCTATGTCGAATCGTCGAACGTGAACGTGGTAGAAGAACTGGTCAACATGATCCAGACCCAGCGCTCGTATGAAATCAACAGCAAGGCGGTCACGACTTCAGACCAGATGCTGCAACGCCTGACGCAGATGTAA
- the fliR gene encoding flagellar biosynthetic protein FliR — translation MSPVLSVTSTQLSAWIVAFMWPFVRMLALISTSPVFGEKLVMRQVKVGLAALLAIAIGPTLGTMPNVPLVSAAGVWILIQQILIGAAMGFSMRLVFAAVQAAGDYAGLQMGLSFASFFDANSGGNTMVLSSLLNMLAMLIFLAVDGHLMVISTLAESFHALPVSEAPLAASGWHFLVLAGGNVFSAGLMLALPLIAAVLTLNLAMGILNRASPQLSIFAVGFPLTLLGGILILQQLMPHLAPFLEQEFALGLANMLHLVQALRP, via the coding sequence ATGTCGCCGGTACTGTCCGTCACGTCGACGCAACTGAGTGCCTGGATCGTGGCATTCATGTGGCCGTTCGTGCGCATGCTGGCGCTGATCAGCACCAGCCCGGTATTCGGTGAAAAACTGGTCATGCGGCAGGTCAAGGTCGGCCTGGCGGCATTGCTGGCGATCGCCATTGGCCCCACTCTGGGAACCATGCCAAACGTACCGCTGGTATCCGCTGCCGGCGTCTGGATCCTGATCCAGCAAATCCTGATCGGCGCCGCCATGGGGTTTTCCATGCGCCTGGTTTTTGCCGCAGTACAAGCGGCGGGCGATTATGCCGGCCTGCAGATGGGCTTGTCGTTCGCCTCATTCTTCGACGCCAACAGCGGCGGCAACACGATGGTGTTATCGAGCTTGCTGAATATGCTGGCGATGCTGATCTTCCTCGCTGTCGACGGCCACTTGATGGTCATCAGCACGCTTGCTGAAAGTTTCCACGCACTGCCGGTCTCAGAGGCGCCGCTGGCCGCCAGCGGCTGGCATTTCCTGGTACTGGCCGGCGGCAACGTATTTTCCGCTGGTCTGATGCTGGCGCTGCCGCTGATCGCTGCCGTACTGACATTGAACCTGGCGATGGGGATTCTCAACCGCGCCTCGCCGCAACTCAGTATCTTCGCGGTCGGATTTCCGCTGACCCTGCTCGGCGGCATTCTTATCCTGCAACAGCTGATGCCGCACCTGGCGCCGTTTCTGGAGCAGGAATTCGCACTAGGTCTGGCCAACATGTTGCATCTGGTACAAGCATTGCGGCCATAA